From a region of the Desmodus rotundus isolate HL8 chromosome 7, HLdesRot8A.1, whole genome shotgun sequence genome:
- the PIERCE2 gene encoding piercer of microtubule wall 2 protein isoform X1 yields the protein METGCYNHSKGFAVSPWRAAPDIDPDLIGCTKKAASPGALAGLSRSAAGRLGRKNKDTENDRDQKSTSASNSDTEMKPEQLCAVQVSEQLKPTCVNPGNPVFSCMLDPKTLHTATSLSQPKMIMYKTSSSAHGEFVPIPQFFPCNYTPKGQEFSSRIRATGFYQNNTLNTALDRSRTLDFPNFQHTL from the exons ATGGAGACGGGCTGCTACAATCACTCCAAAGGATTCGCGGTTTCACCCTGGAGGGCTGCTCCGGATATTGATCCGGATTTAATTGGGTGTACTAAAAAGGCCGCATCCCCTGGGGCACTCGCCGGCCTCTCGCGGTCTGCTGCAGGAAGACTGGGCCGAAAAAATAAAGACACCGAGAATGACCGA GATCAGAAAAGTACTTCAGCTTCAAATTCAGACACAGAAATGAAACCTGAACAACTGTGTGCTGTTCAGGTTTCTGAACAACTGAAGCCTACTTGTGTGAACCCCGGCAATCCTGTGTTTTCCTGTATGTTGGATCCAAAGACACTCCATACGGCAACCTCACTATCACAACCTAAGATGATTATGTATAAAACCAGTTCAAGTGCTCATGGTGAATTTGTACCTATACCACAGTTTTTCCCCTGCAATTATACTCCAAAAGGGCAAGAATTTTCAAGCCGTATCAGAgctactggattttatcaaaataacACTCTAAACACCGCACTTGACAGAAGCAGAACCCTGGATTTTCCTAATTTTCAACACACTCtataa
- the PIERCE2 gene encoding piercer of microtubule wall 2 protein isoform X2 yields the protein MTEYDWDQKSTSASNSDTEMKPEQLCAVQVSEQLKPTCVNPGNPVFSCMLDPKTLHTATSLSQPKMIMYKTSSSAHGEFVPIPQFFPCNYTPKGQEFSSRIRATGFYQNNTLNTALDRSRTLDFPNFQHTL from the exons ATGACCGAGTATGACTGG GATCAGAAAAGTACTTCAGCTTCAAATTCAGACACAGAAATGAAACCTGAACAACTGTGTGCTGTTCAGGTTTCTGAACAACTGAAGCCTACTTGTGTGAACCCCGGCAATCCTGTGTTTTCCTGTATGTTGGATCCAAAGACACTCCATACGGCAACCTCACTATCACAACCTAAGATGATTATGTATAAAACCAGTTCAAGTGCTCATGGTGAATTTGTACCTATACCACAGTTTTTCCCCTGCAATTATACTCCAAAAGGGCAAGAATTTTCAAGCCGTATCAGAgctactggattttatcaaaataacACTCTAAACACCGCACTTGACAGAAGCAGAACCCTGGATTTTCCTAATTTTCAACACACTCtataa